In one Magallana gigas chromosome 7, xbMagGiga1.1, whole genome shotgun sequence genomic region, the following are encoded:
- the LOC105345841 gene encoding uncharacterized protein, whose protein sequence is MKMQRVLFGASMLLFWVAMNIHCIPPPYPGQSDLTSGSLIAAAGSIGIVALAASAALAAMSSSKISKDCNCKNTTPEPVTEPVTEPGPLCEVLLEEERQRCGQEKELFGRTIRGNCEELVSDIFQDCVQCLEFFDDETACNERAICSFDEIRGVCVSSDGS, encoded by the exons ATGAAAATGCAG aggGTACTGTTTGGAGCATCAATGCTGCTTTTTTGGGTTGCCatgaatatacattgtattccACCCCCGTATCCAGGACAGTCCGATCTTACTTCAGGAAGCCTTATTGCAGCAGCTGGTTCAATTGGGATCGTTGCACTGGCAG CAAGCGCTGCTCTGGCAGCAATGTCTAGTTCGAAAATCTCCAAGGACTGCAATTGTAAGAACACTACCCCAGAGCCAGTCACAGAACCAGTCACAGAGCCAGGGCCGCTCTGTGAGGTCCTTCTAGAGGAAGAAAGACAGAGATGCGGACAGGAGAAAGAAC TTTTCGGTCGTACCATCAGAGGAAATTGCGAGGAGCTGGTATCGGATATCTTTCAGGACTGTGTCCAATGTTTAGAATTCTTTGATGATGAAACGGCATGTAACGAAAGAGCAATATGCTCATTTGATGAAATAAGAGGCGTATGTGTGAGTTCCGATGGATCCTGA